The following proteins are co-located in the Pyrococcus abyssi GE5 genome:
- a CDS encoding alanyl-tRNA editing protein codes for MARKLYYVDPYLKTAKAKISDLTIKGDKIEVSLTETIFYPRGGGQPGDKGKIRGDGFEIIVEDTVERDGEIWHVGKLNGRTPEVGEEVELELDWEWRYGNMQMHTGQHILSAVLKKRYDLDTSGFNIFGDYAKIEVNGELNWEMIEEAELEANKVIIDDLPVRVEEYEVLPKGVVEKLRKYIPNIKGKIRIVRIGENFDLTPCGGTHVKSTREVGVIKVLRFYKKSKDTWRIEFTCGFRAIKKLNEILKDYWSALDAMPNKNPPLSERVREVLESVESLEEKVDSMRKEVWKWKEESLLGRSIEIGHYNVVTFVEKWDIKDAQAFAVDFVKNNPGTIVVLASEDYVILARNEEVEVSMKSLLEDLIKEFGGKGGGTDNLARGKIEAEPEDVIDFVVDRLREIIGA; via the coding sequence ATGGCAAGAAAGCTCTATTACGTTGATCCTTATCTTAAAACTGCAAAGGCAAAAATATCTGATTTGACAATTAAAGGTGATAAGATCGAGGTTAGCTTAACCGAGACGATATTCTATCCGAGGGGAGGAGGACAACCGGGAGATAAGGGAAAAATTCGGGGAGACGGATTTGAAATAATAGTGGAAGACACCGTTGAAAGGGATGGCGAGATTTGGCATGTAGGAAAGTTGAACGGGAGAACTCCAGAGGTTGGGGAAGAGGTTGAGCTAGAGTTGGATTGGGAGTGGCGCTATGGTAATATGCAAATGCATACTGGCCAGCACATACTTTCGGCCGTCTTAAAGAAGCGTTACGATCTAGATACATCTGGCTTCAATATATTCGGGGACTACGCGAAGATAGAAGTCAACGGTGAGCTGAACTGGGAGATGATAGAGGAGGCCGAGCTTGAAGCTAACAAAGTTATCATTGACGACCTTCCTGTTAGAGTTGAGGAGTACGAAGTCCTTCCGAAGGGGGTCGTTGAGAAGCTCAGGAAGTACATTCCAAACATAAAGGGGAAGATAAGGATAGTTAGGATAGGGGAAAACTTCGATTTAACGCCCTGTGGTGGGACTCACGTTAAATCCACGAGGGAAGTTGGAGTTATAAAGGTTCTGAGGTTCTATAAGAAGTCAAAAGATACTTGGAGAATTGAGTTCACCTGTGGATTTAGGGCAATAAAGAAGCTTAACGAGATCCTTAAGGATTATTGGAGTGCCTTGGATGCTATGCCAAATAAGAATCCACCCCTATCGGAAAGGGTCAGGGAGGTTTTAGAATCGGTGGAATCCTTGGAGGAGAAGGTAGACTCTATGAGGAAGGAAGTTTGGAAATGGAAGGAGGAGTCGTTGCTTGGAAGGAGCATAGAGATTGGTCACTACAACGTCGTAACGTTCGTTGAGAAGTGGGACATCAAGGATGCTCAGGCTTTTGCCGTGGACTTCGTTAAGAACAACCCTGGAACTATAGTTGTACTGGCCAGTGAAGACTACGTAATACTAGCTAGAAACGAAGAAGTAGAAGTTTCAATGAAGTCCCTGCTTGAGGACCTAATAAAGGAATTTGGTGGTAAAGGAGGGGGAACGGATAATCTAGCGAGAGGAAAAATAGAGGCCGAGCCAGAGGATGTCATAGACTTCGTGGTGGATAGACTTAGAGAGATCATAGGGGCTTAA
- a CDS encoding oxygen-binding di-iron domain-containing protein has translation MGEYFLDPSMDPGKDHVLYKDEDHLVVYLGTQEGLEDVDVNSYLIVSGGKGILIDPGGYKIFPKVLANVSKYIDPKDIEYIYMCHQDPDVAGSIPLWREVSNAKILVHWLWVRFLPHFGFESVRGYAHELPDEGETINFGVTTLEFIPAHFLHSPGHFTIYDRRSKFLFSGDIGIAFPDERYMVVEDIEKHIQYMRPLHERLMASNKALRLWVNKVRYLDIEAILPQHGAIIPKRFVPRFLDWLENLQVGVDLMR, from the coding sequence GTGGGTGAGTACTTCTTAGACCCTAGTATGGACCCCGGAAAGGATCACGTGCTCTATAAAGATGAGGATCACCTCGTAGTCTACTTGGGAACCCAGGAAGGTCTTGAAGACGTTGATGTAAATAGTTATTTAATAGTTAGCGGCGGCAAGGGAATTCTAATTGACCCAGGAGGGTACAAGATATTCCCGAAGGTTCTTGCTAACGTCTCAAAGTACATAGATCCCAAGGATATAGAATACATATACATGTGCCACCAAGATCCAGATGTTGCAGGTAGTATTCCGCTCTGGAGAGAAGTCAGCAACGCAAAGATTTTGGTTCACTGGTTGTGGGTTAGATTCTTGCCTCATTTCGGATTTGAAAGCGTTAGAGGATACGCTCACGAACTTCCAGATGAAGGGGAAACGATAAACTTCGGTGTAACAACGCTTGAATTTATACCGGCCCATTTCCTCCACAGTCCAGGGCACTTCACGATTTACGATAGAAGAAGCAAGTTCCTGTTCTCTGGCGACATAGGGATAGCGTTTCCAGATGAGAGGTACATGGTGGTAGAGGACATAGAAAAGCACATTCAGTATATGAGGCCCCTCCATGAAAGGCTAATGGCGAGCAACAAGGCCCTTAGATTATGGGTTAACAAGGTTAGGTACCTAGACATAGAAGCGATACTACCCCAGCACGGTGCAATAATTCCGAAGAGATTCGTTCCAAGGTTCCTTGACTGGCTTGAGAACCTCCAGGTTGGCGTAGATTTAATGAGGTGA
- a CDS encoding dihydroorotate dehydrogenase electron transfer subunit, which produces MLRRVMIKETWEVAKNVRAFRFDEKLDFIPGQFIMLWLPGINEKPFSLADKDLIVVKKVGPFTSKLFKLEEGDYVWIRGPYGNGFKSVEGKVALVAGGIGIPPIYALAKYGNLEEKVLIYGARSKEELATLDIENYVDEVVITTDDGSAGIKGFPTDVLARRKVEFSQVYACGPEVMLAKVLEIMNYERTQISAERYMKCGIGICGSCALGPYLVCRDGPVFTGEQLKGTEIGKFSRLPDGRIKSLR; this is translated from the coding sequence TTGTTAAGGAGGGTGATGATTAAGGAAACGTGGGAAGTGGCTAAGAACGTGAGAGCCTTTAGATTTGACGAGAAACTTGACTTCATCCCAGGGCAATTCATAATGCTCTGGCTCCCAGGAATAAATGAAAAACCATTTAGTCTGGCTGATAAGGATTTAATTGTTGTAAAAAAGGTAGGTCCATTTACATCAAAATTGTTTAAGCTAGAAGAGGGCGATTACGTTTGGATAAGAGGACCGTATGGAAACGGGTTTAAAAGCGTTGAAGGTAAAGTCGCCTTGGTTGCTGGAGGGATAGGAATTCCACCGATATACGCCCTAGCAAAGTATGGGAACCTAGAGGAAAAAGTTCTTATATATGGGGCTAGAAGCAAGGAGGAGTTAGCCACGTTAGATATTGAAAACTACGTTGATGAGGTTGTAATAACAACTGACGACGGCTCTGCTGGGATAAAAGGATTCCCAACAGATGTACTTGCAAGAAGAAAGGTAGAATTTTCTCAGGTTTATGCATGTGGCCCTGAGGTAATGTTGGCAAAAGTTTTAGAAATAATGAATTATGAGAGAACTCAAATCTCGGCTGAAAGATACATGAAATGCGGCATTGGGATTTGCGGTAGCTGTGCATTAGGCCCATATTTGGTTTGCAGAGACGGCCCCGTATTCACGGGAGAGCAATTAAAAGGAACCGAGATTGGAAAGTTCTCGAGATTGCCCGATGGAAGAATTAAGAGCCTGAGGTGA
- a CDS encoding V-type ATP synthase subunit A, with the protein MVAKGRIIRVTGPLVVADGMKGAKMYEVVRVGELGLIGEIIRLEGDKAVIQVYEETAGVRPGEPVIGTGSSLSVELGPGLLTSIYDGIQRPLEVIREKTGDFIARGVTAPALPRDKKWHFIPKVKVGDKVVGGDIIGEVPETSIITHKIMVPPGIEGEIVEIAEEGEYTIEEVIAKVKTPSGEIKELKMYQRWPVRVKRPYKEKLPPEVPLITGQRVIDTFFPQAKGGTAAIPGPFGSGKCVDGDTLVLTKEFGLIKIKDLYKILDGKGKKTVNGNEEWTELERPITLYGYKDGKIVEIKATHVYKGFSAGMIEIRTRTGRKIKVTPIHKLFTGRVTKNGLEIREVMAKDLKKGDRIIVAKKIDGGERVKLNIRVEQKRGKKIRIPDVLDEKLAEFLGYLIADGTLKPRTVAIYNNDESLLRRANELANELFNIEGKIVKGRTVKALLIHSKALVEFFSKLGVPRNKKARTWKVPKELLISEPEVVKAFIKAYIMCDGYYDENKGEIEIVTASEEAAYGFSYLLAKLGIYAIIREKIIGDKVYYRVVISGESNLEKLGIERVGRGYTSYDIVPVEVEELYNALGRPYAELKRAGIEIHNYLSGENMSYEMFRKFAKFVGMEEIAENHLTHVLFDEIVEIRYISEGQEVYDVTTETHNFIGGNMPTLLHNTVTQHQLAKWSDAQVVIYIGCGERGNEMTDVLEEFPKLKDPKTGKPLMERTVLIANTSNMPVAAREASIYTGITIAEYFRDMGYDVALMADSTSRWAEALREISGRLEEMPGEEGYPAYLASKLAEFYERAGRVVTLGSDYRVGSVSVIGAVSPPGGDFSEPVVQNTLRVVKVFWALDADLARRRHFPAINWLTSYSLYVDAVKDWWHKNVDPEWKAMRDKAMELLQKESELQEIVRIVGPDALPERERAILLVARMLREDYLQQDAFDEVDTYCPPEKQVTMMRVLLNFYDKTMEAISRGVPLEEIAKLPVREEIGRMKFEPDVGKIKALIDKTNEQFEELFKKYGA; encoded by the coding sequence ATGGTAGCTAAGGGTAGGATAATTAGGGTTACCGGGCCTCTGGTTGTTGCTGATGGAATGAAAGGCGCTAAGATGTACGAGGTCGTTAGGGTTGGTGAACTTGGACTGATAGGAGAAATAATTAGGCTTGAGGGTGACAAGGCGGTAATTCAGGTTTATGAAGAGACGGCTGGAGTTAGGCCTGGAGAGCCTGTAATTGGAACAGGTTCATCCCTGAGCGTTGAACTAGGTCCTGGGCTTTTAACGTCAATATACGATGGAATTCAGAGACCTCTTGAGGTCATTAGGGAAAAGACCGGAGACTTCATTGCTAGAGGTGTTACCGCTCCGGCTTTACCCAGGGACAAGAAGTGGCATTTCATTCCAAAGGTTAAAGTTGGGGATAAGGTCGTTGGTGGAGATATAATAGGTGAGGTTCCAGAGACCAGCATAATCACCCATAAGATAATGGTGCCCCCAGGAATAGAGGGTGAGATAGTAGAGATAGCCGAGGAAGGCGAGTACACGATAGAGGAAGTAATAGCGAAGGTAAAAACTCCAAGTGGGGAGATAAAGGAGCTCAAGATGTACCAGAGGTGGCCCGTTAGAGTGAAGAGGCCCTACAAGGAGAAACTACCTCCAGAAGTTCCGCTGATAACTGGGCAGAGGGTTATAGACACCTTCTTCCCACAGGCTAAGGGCGGTACCGCGGCAATTCCTGGGCCCTTTGGGTCAGGGAAGTGTGTTGATGGGGATACACTAGTTCTTACGAAGGAATTTGGCCTGATAAAGATAAAGGACCTCTATAAGATACTCGACGGAAAGGGGAAGAAGACCGTTAATGGAAACGAGGAGTGGACTGAGTTAGAGAGGCCAATAACGCTCTATGGTTACAAAGATGGAAAAATCGTTGAGATAAAGGCAACTCACGTATATAAGGGCTTCTCTGCTGGAATGATAGAGATAAGGACAAGAACGGGGAGAAAAATAAAGGTAACTCCAATACACAAGCTCTTTACAGGAAGGGTAACCAAGAACGGGCTCGAGATAAGGGAAGTTATGGCGAAGGATCTCAAGAAGGGAGACAGGATAATAGTTGCCAAGAAAATAGATGGTGGCGAGAGGGTTAAGCTGAACATAAGAGTTGAGCAGAAGAGAGGAAAGAAGATTAGAATTCCTGATGTCCTTGATGAGAAGCTTGCAGAATTCCTGGGGTACCTAATTGCGGATGGCACGTTGAAGCCAAGAACGGTTGCTATATATAACAATGATGAGTCTTTACTCAGGAGGGCCAATGAATTAGCTAATGAATTGTTCAATATCGAAGGAAAGATTGTAAAAGGTAGAACGGTGAAAGCCCTACTAATTCACAGCAAGGCTTTAGTTGAGTTTTTCAGCAAATTGGGAGTTCCAAGGAATAAGAAAGCAAGGACATGGAAGGTTCCGAAGGAACTTCTCATTAGCGAGCCAGAAGTCGTTAAAGCCTTCATAAAGGCCTACATAATGTGTGACGGATACTATGATGAGAATAAGGGAGAGATTGAAATAGTTACAGCCTCAGAGGAAGCAGCATATGGATTCTCTTACCTCTTGGCCAAGCTCGGAATCTACGCAATAATAAGGGAGAAGATCATTGGGGATAAAGTGTACTATAGGGTTGTTATAAGTGGTGAATCAAACCTAGAGAAGCTTGGAATAGAAAGGGTTGGAAGGGGATACACGAGCTATGACATCGTTCCAGTGGAGGTTGAGGAGCTATATAATGCTCTTGGAAGGCCATATGCTGAGCTTAAGAGAGCCGGAATAGAGATACACAATTACCTATCTGGAGAAAACATGAGTTATGAGATGTTCAGGAAGTTTGCAAAGTTCGTAGGAATGGAGGAAATAGCTGAGAACCACTTAACTCACGTACTCTTCGATGAGATAGTTGAGATAAGGTACATAAGTGAGGGTCAAGAAGTCTACGATGTAACGACGGAGACTCACAACTTCATTGGAGGCAACATGCCAACGCTCCTTCACAACACGGTTACCCAGCACCAGTTAGCTAAGTGGAGTGACGCTCAGGTCGTTATCTACATCGGTTGCGGAGAGAGAGGAAACGAGATGACCGACGTTCTCGAGGAGTTCCCCAAGCTCAAGGATCCTAAGACAGGTAAACCGCTCATGGAGAGAACAGTTCTCATAGCAAACACATCTAACATGCCCGTGGCAGCTAGAGAAGCATCGATTTACACTGGAATCACGATAGCCGAGTACTTCAGGGACATGGGTTACGATGTAGCTTTAATGGCCGACTCAACGTCTAGATGGGCTGAAGCATTAAGAGAAATTTCTGGAAGACTAGAGGAGATGCCTGGTGAAGAGGGTTATCCAGCTTATCTGGCTTCTAAGCTTGCAGAGTTCTACGAGAGGGCAGGACGTGTCGTCACACTTGGAAGCGATTACAGGGTTGGTAGCGTTTCGGTCATAGGAGCCGTCTCGCCCCCAGGAGGTGACTTCAGCGAGCCAGTAGTTCAGAATACGCTTAGAGTCGTCAAGGTGTTCTGGGCCTTGGATGCTGATCTGGCAAGAAGAAGGCACTTCCCTGCTATTAACTGGTTAACGAGTTACTCCCTCTACGTTGACGCGGTAAAGGACTGGTGGCACAAGAACGTCGACCCAGAGTGGAAGGCCATGAGGGACAAGGCGATGGAGTTGCTCCAGAAAGAGTCCGAGCTGCAGGAGATAGTTAGGATAGTAGGTCCGGACGCCCTGCCGGAGAGGGAGAGAGCTATACTTCTAGTAGCCAGGATGCTCAGGGAGGATTACCTACAGCAGGATGCCTTTGATGAGGTAGATACCTACTGCCCACCGGAGAAGCAGGTTACGATGATGAGGGTTCTCCTTAACTTCTATGATAAGACCATGGAGGCAATAAGCAGGGGAGTTCCACTGGAAGAGATAGCCAAGTTGCCCGTTAGGGAGGAGATAGGTAGGATGAAGTTTGAGCCCGACGTTGGGAAGATTAAGGCCTTAATCGATAAGACCAACGAGCAGTTTGAAGAGCTGTTCAAGAAGTATGGGGCGTGA
- a CDS encoding 7-cyano-7-deazaguanine synthase, translating to MLKCSICINDERVTRILIIDGKPICKECKAYLEHPPNKEKIREELEEILRKVDKAIVAYSGGKDSTVALYLAKVKYGIDVEAVMVDHGFMASQAIENAKRIAEHLNVPLTIIKKDYSDIFREALLKAKSPCRKCSKRTMEILRKYAIEHGYRYIITGHELPFGHHPYRIMSGGVLQIRMLSMMSEEERLSILRELPFEFPELPGYTTNCLILGPALERYWEKHGYSFEHRRIAALVRYGLMSKEKALRKVEKPKVPEWQWRLVQEKLGIMIKPL from the coding sequence TTGCTAAAGTGCTCAATATGCATAAACGACGAGAGAGTTACGAGAATATTAATCATAGATGGAAAGCCAATATGCAAAGAGTGCAAGGCTTACCTCGAGCATCCTCCCAACAAAGAGAAAATCAGAGAAGAGTTAGAGGAAATACTTAGAAAAGTGGATAAGGCAATAGTAGCGTACTCGGGCGGCAAGGACTCAACTGTAGCTTTATACCTAGCAAAGGTCAAGTATGGAATAGACGTTGAAGCGGTAATGGTTGACCATGGGTTCATGGCTTCCCAAGCAATAGAAAATGCGAAGAGGATTGCAGAGCACTTAAACGTTCCCCTAACGATTATAAAGAAGGATTACTCGGACATATTCAGGGAAGCCCTTCTTAAGGCTAAATCGCCATGCAGAAAGTGCTCCAAAAGAACTATGGAGATTCTTAGGAAGTACGCCATAGAGCACGGATACAGGTACATAATAACGGGACATGAGTTGCCTTTTGGCCATCATCCTTATCGAATAATGAGCGGTGGGGTTCTGCAGATTAGAATGCTCTCGATGATGAGCGAAGAGGAAAGGCTTAGCATCCTCAGGGAGTTACCGTTTGAATTCCCCGAGCTACCTGGATACACAACCAACTGCCTAATCCTTGGACCAGCCCTAGAGAGGTACTGGGAAAAGCATGGGTATTCCTTTGAGCATAGAAGGATAGCGGCGTTGGTAAGGTATGGGCTTATGAGCAAGGAGAAGGCCCTCAGGAAAGTAGAAAAACCAAAGGTTCCAGAGTGGCAGTGGAGATTAGTTCAAGAAAAATTGGGAATAATGATTAAGCCCCTATGA
- a CDS encoding V-type ATP synthase subunit D, with product MPEILKIKPTRMELLKLKRRVKLAERGHKLLKEKQDALIMEFFTIYDEALSLRRELIKKMEEAFEALRRAQVDVGSLRLKEISIGVKPNEEIEIRTRNIMGVRVPLIEVPELKRKASDRGYAFISTTSTVDVAAEKFEEVLELAIRLAEVEESLKRLGKEIEKTKRRVNALEYIIIPRMKNTIKFIEQHLDEMERENFFRLKRVKAILEARQSM from the coding sequence ATGCCAGAGATACTTAAGATAAAGCCAACAAGGATGGAACTACTGAAGCTGAAGAGGAGGGTCAAGTTAGCTGAGAGAGGTCATAAGTTGCTCAAGGAAAAGCAAGACGCTCTGATAATGGAGTTCTTCACGATATATGATGAGGCCTTGTCCCTTAGGAGAGAGCTAATTAAGAAGATGGAAGAAGCTTTTGAAGCCCTAAGAAGGGCTCAAGTTGACGTCGGAAGTTTGAGGCTTAAGGAGATTTCCATAGGTGTTAAGCCCAATGAGGAAATTGAGATAAGGACGAGAAATATCATGGGAGTTAGGGTTCCACTAATAGAAGTTCCAGAACTTAAGAGAAAGGCAAGCGATAGGGGATATGCGTTCATCTCCACAACATCAACAGTAGATGTTGCCGCTGAAAAGTTCGAAGAAGTTCTAGAACTCGCCATAAGGCTGGCTGAAGTTGAGGAGTCTCTAAAGAGACTTGGTAAGGAGATAGAGAAAACCAAGAGGAGGGTAAACGCCTTAGAATACATAATCATTCCGAGGATGAAGAACACGATTAAGTTCATCGAGCAACACCTGGACGAAATGGAAAGGGAAAACTTCTTCAGGCTTAAGAGGGTTAAGGCAATTCTTGAGGCTCGCCAATCTATGTAG
- a CDS encoding V-type ATP synthase subunit F, whose amino-acid sequence MKVVVMGDSDTVTGFRLAGVHEAYEFDFSELSIERARNKLKELVERDDVGIILITERLAQRIGDLPQVNLPIILQIPDKFGSIYGEELLREIVRKAVGIEIKR is encoded by the coding sequence ATGAAGGTCGTTGTTATGGGGGATTCAGACACTGTAACTGGGTTTAGGCTGGCTGGAGTTCACGAGGCTTATGAGTTCGATTTCTCTGAACTCTCCATAGAGAGGGCTAGGAACAAGTTAAAGGAGTTAGTTGAGAGGGATGATGTTGGAATAATTCTGATCACGGAGAGATTAGCTCAAAGAATTGGAGATCTTCCCCAGGTTAACCTTCCGATAATCCTTCAGATTCCTGATAAATTTGGTTCCATATATGGTGAAGAGCTGTTAAGGGAGATAGTTAGGAAGGCCGTTGGTATTGAGATCAAGAGGTGA
- a CDS encoding ATP synthase subunit B: MSKEYSTISKIYGPLMIVEGVKGVAYGEVVEIETESGEKRKGQVLDARENLAIVQVFEGTRDLDVKTTSVRFTGETLKVPVSMDMLGRIFNGIGKPIDGGPEIIPEDRRDVHGAPLNPVARAYPRDFIQTGISAIDGMNTLVRGQKLPIFSGSGLPHNQLAAQIARQAKVLGEEESFAVVFAAMGITYEEANFFKKSFEETGAIERAVLFLNLADDPAIERIITPRMALTVAEYLAFDYDMQVLVILTDMTNYCEALREISAAREEVPGRRGYPGYMYTDLATIYERAGRIRGKKGSITQMPILTMPDDDITHPIPDLTGYITEGQIVLSRELHRKGIYPPIDVLPSLSRLMKDGIGKGRTREDHPQLAQQLYAAYAEGRSLRDLVAVVGEEALSETDKKYLEFADRFEREFVAQGYYEDRSIEETLDLGWELLSILPESELKRVKKEMIMKYHPKYRKRSS; encoded by the coding sequence ATGAGCAAGGAGTACTCAACGATTAGCAAGATTTACGGTCCTCTAATGATTGTTGAGGGAGTTAAGGGAGTCGCCTACGGTGAGGTCGTGGAGATAGAGACTGAAAGCGGTGAAAAGAGGAAGGGTCAAGTTCTAGACGCTAGAGAGAACTTAGCTATAGTCCAGGTATTCGAAGGTACAAGAGACCTAGACGTAAAGACGACCAGCGTTCGCTTTACCGGTGAAACCCTGAAGGTTCCAGTAAGCATGGACATGCTCGGTAGGATATTCAACGGCATAGGTAAGCCCATAGACGGTGGGCCCGAGATAATCCCAGAGGATAGGAGAGACGTTCATGGGGCTCCCCTCAACCCAGTTGCTAGGGCTTACCCCAGGGATTTCATCCAGACGGGTATTTCAGCCATAGACGGTATGAACACCCTTGTTAGGGGTCAGAAGTTGCCAATATTCAGCGGTTCAGGTTTACCACACAACCAACTCGCAGCCCAAATAGCTAGGCAAGCTAAAGTTTTAGGGGAAGAGGAGAGCTTTGCGGTTGTATTCGCGGCCATGGGTATAACCTACGAGGAAGCTAACTTCTTCAAGAAGAGCTTTGAAGAAACTGGAGCAATAGAAAGGGCAGTCCTATTCCTAAACTTAGCCGATGACCCAGCTATTGAGAGAATAATCACCCCAAGAATGGCCCTCACGGTTGCCGAGTATTTAGCCTTTGATTACGACATGCAAGTCCTCGTAATACTAACGGACATGACAAACTACTGTGAAGCCCTTAGAGAGATCTCAGCCGCCAGAGAAGAAGTTCCTGGGAGGAGAGGTTATCCAGGTTACATGTACACTGACTTAGCGACGATTTACGAAAGGGCAGGAAGGATAAGGGGGAAGAAGGGTTCGATAACTCAGATGCCAATCTTAACCATGCCAGACGATGATATAACTCACCCGATTCCAGACCTAACGGGTTACATTACCGAGGGTCAAATAGTTCTGAGCAGAGAACTCCACAGAAAGGGAATTTATCCACCAATAGACGTTCTTCCAAGTCTTAGTAGATTAATGAAGGACGGAATAGGAAAGGGAAGGACAAGAGAAGATCACCCACAGTTGGCACAGCAGCTTTACGCAGCGTACGCTGAAGGTAGATCGCTTAGAGACTTGGTTGCAGTTGTTGGTGAGGAAGCGTTAAGTGAAACTGACAAGAAGTACCTTGAGTTCGCCGACAGATTCGAGAGGGAGTTCGTTGCTCAAGGCTACTATGAAGATAGGAGCATAGAGGAAACCCTTGACCTCGGATGGGAACTACTCTCAATACTACCCGAGAGCGAGCTTAAGAGGGTAAAGAAGGAGATGATCATGAAGTACCATCCGAAGTACAGGAAGCGCTCCTCTTAA
- a CDS encoding radical SAM protein, with protein MIKYSWEDFARLMGVEPQRLENKEARELKKFVEEITWPTHCNYCQGLDLNNPNPVHHPSYELTPACNHDCIFCYSNVAVKLGKAPKPGYYGWENPKAITISQYGEPLLSPRIVEVNKMLRKRFPEARLDLQTNGSLLTKELWEKLDFDLVMISLNAADREKHKRIANADTFDAVVNALKIVGEDKSVRSVVRTIFMPGINDEDIPKIAELAASLGIDEMHLQPLTIHELNVERLRKAGLDFERAESIREFLKAAMEAKKYIDVRISGCLLVQLRQMDPITLYSVKRVAREVVPLVKRSKIEL; from the coding sequence ATGATCAAGTATTCCTGGGAAGACTTCGCGAGATTGATGGGAGTTGAACCCCAAAGGTTAGAAAACAAAGAAGCCAGGGAATTAAAGAAGTTCGTTGAGGAGATAACCTGGCCAACCCACTGCAATTATTGTCAAGGACTAGACCTTAACAATCCAAACCCAGTTCATCACCCGAGTTACGAACTAACCCCAGCATGCAATCACGATTGTATATTCTGCTATTCCAACGTGGCCGTAAAATTAGGTAAAGCTCCAAAACCTGGCTACTACGGCTGGGAAAATCCAAAGGCCATAACGATATCTCAGTACGGAGAACCGTTGCTAAGTCCCAGGATAGTGGAAGTGAACAAGATGCTCAGGAAGAGGTTTCCAGAGGCCAGGCTAGACCTCCAAACGAATGGCTCTCTACTAACCAAAGAACTCTGGGAAAAGCTTGACTTCGACCTAGTCATGATAAGTTTGAACGCCGCGGATAGAGAGAAGCACAAGAGAATAGCGAATGCCGACACATTTGATGCTGTTGTTAATGCTTTGAAAATAGTGGGGGAAGACAAAAGCGTGCGCTCAGTAGTTAGAACGATATTCATGCCGGGGATAAACGATGAGGACATTCCAAAGATAGCGGAGCTCGCCGCTTCCCTGGGAATTGATGAGATGCACTTGCAACCGTTGACTATTCACGAGTTAAACGTTGAGAGGTTAAGGAAAGCCGGGCTTGACTTTGAGAGGGCCGAGAGCATAAGAGAATTCCTTAAAGCGGCAATGGAGGCTAAAAAGTACATTGACGTGAGGATAAGCGGGTGCCTATTAGTTCAGTTAAGGCAGATGGATCCGATAACATTGTACAGCGTGAAGAGGGTAGCAAGGGAAGTTGTGCCGCTAGTTAAGAGGAGCAAAATAGAGCTTTGA
- a CDS encoding methyl-accepting chemotaxis protein codes for MNIRTLEKASGALSHSLRLTVSSKESSKIVSELAEEISGKFMENNTLILDNIQKLSEIMKELDKFQREFLPFFQRLETFANEFNTLVQNLEYISKISDSIASVAKQTNLVALNASIEAARAGEAGRGFAVVADEIRRMAVQTMNLAKEIKEFNSKVMDQLDALRDALKVMDRIREGTEILGRDIQIIVDISNVLNDISKEQEQFINDIKRLKGIALALEKFSELQDRYNKELASLLRLLASEYSRSGGDSNGKKALLR; via the coding sequence ATGAACATTAGAACCTTGGAAAAGGCATCTGGTGCTCTATCTCACTCTTTAAGGTTGACGGTTTCAAGCAAGGAATCCAGTAAGATCGTGAGTGAGTTGGCGGAAGAGATAAGTGGCAAGTTTATGGAGAACAACACTCTAATTCTGGATAATATTCAGAAGCTTTCGGAGATAATGAAGGAGCTTGACAAGTTTCAAAGGGAATTTCTTCCTTTCTTCCAAAGGCTTGAAACCTTTGCAAACGAGTTTAACACGTTGGTTCAGAATCTAGAGTACATCTCAAAGATAAGCGACTCAATAGCGAGCGTTGCAAAGCAGACTAATCTAGTTGCTCTGAACGCAAGTATAGAAGCCGCTAGGGCTGGAGAAGCTGGGAGGGGATTTGCGGTAGTTGCAGACGAAATAAGAAGGATGGCCGTTCAGACCATGAACTTAGCAAAGGAGATAAAGGAGTTTAACTCTAAGGTCATGGATCAGTTAGATGCGTTGAGGGATGCCTTAAAAGTTATGGATAGGATTAGGGAGGGAACTGAAATTCTCGGTAGGGATATCCAGATAATAGTTGACATAAGTAACGTTCTCAACGATATTTCGAAGGAGCAGGAACAATTTATAAACGACATTAAGAGGCTTAAGGGAATAGCGCTTGCATTGGAAAAGTTCTCTGAGCTTCAGGATAGGTATAACAAAGAGTTAGCGTCCTTATTAAGACTCCTGGCAAGCGAGTATTCAAGGAGCGGAGGTGATTCGAATGGCAAGAAAGCTCTATTACGTTGA